Proteins from a genomic interval of Desulfofustis limnaeus:
- a CDS encoding beta-barrel assembly-enhancing protease, producing the protein MVCLVVIVAVCVAGSLRPSYAFTIGEEREIGEKLLYQVRQAFPIVGDPDLHQYLNGLGQEVLEVAGLQFFDYRFFIVESKQFNAFAAPSGLIFFYTELISSMNSEDELVSVIAHEIGHVVKRHLASRMKKGTIVNIATLGAALAAIALGGGGAASQALLAGSLAAGQSAQLYFSREDEKEADLLAYNWLKELNRNPEGQKAMLQTMRRITRYRMGQVPQYLLTHPDPEARLDYVESLMSAEGLGGDKTPAQKERDFSFLRFKYRIMTQIKDNRSVRAYLGNKLQDQGSSSFARNMARYGLAQLDFRENNYDQALDKLNHVISALPEKQILFIDKAVILASQGEFEQARIMLDEAYRRHPQDMYAAYQLAHVSERLGDLESAERLLRQVAFAMPEFSKVYFDLGRILSARGETAQSRFFLGKFNLYEGKLKLAEENFREARSAPGISASLRTECEELLALIERLQKG; encoded by the coding sequence ATGGTTTGTCTTGTCGTTATCGTTGCCGTATGTGTCGCCGGTAGCCTGCGGCCATCATATGCATTCACCATTGGCGAGGAACGGGAGATTGGTGAAAAGCTGCTCTATCAAGTGCGCCAGGCCTTCCCCATTGTCGGCGATCCGGATCTCCACCAGTATCTCAATGGCCTTGGCCAGGAGGTACTGGAAGTGGCCGGCCTGCAATTCTTCGATTATCGATTCTTCATTGTCGAAAGCAAACAGTTCAACGCCTTTGCCGCGCCTTCCGGGTTGATCTTCTTTTATACCGAACTGATCTCATCCATGAATAGCGAGGACGAATTGGTATCGGTCATCGCCCATGAAATAGGCCATGTGGTTAAACGGCACCTCGCTTCTCGCATGAAAAAGGGCACCATCGTCAACATCGCCACGCTCGGAGCTGCTTTGGCGGCCATTGCCTTGGGGGGAGGCGGAGCGGCTTCGCAAGCGCTGCTGGCCGGTTCATTGGCAGCCGGACAAAGCGCCCAGCTCTATTTCAGCCGGGAAGACGAAAAAGAGGCGGACCTGCTGGCCTATAACTGGCTGAAGGAACTCAACAGAAACCCAGAAGGTCAGAAGGCGATGCTGCAGACCATGCGGCGTATTACCCGCTATCGAATGGGCCAGGTACCGCAATATCTGCTGACCCATCCCGACCCGGAGGCTCGCCTCGATTATGTGGAATCGCTGATGAGTGCGGAAGGGCTTGGCGGCGACAAGACGCCGGCCCAAAAAGAGCGTGACTTCTCCTTCCTGCGGTTCAAATATCGGATCATGACCCAGATTAAAGATAACCGGTCGGTGCGCGCCTATCTGGGGAACAAACTCCAGGATCAAGGATCGTCGTCGTTTGCCAGGAATATGGCCCGCTACGGCCTCGCCCAGCTTGACTTCCGGGAGAACAATTACGACCAGGCACTCGATAAATTGAACCACGTCATCAGTGCCCTGCCGGAAAAACAAATCCTGTTCATCGACAAGGCGGTAATCCTTGCCAGTCAAGGAGAATTCGAGCAGGCGCGAATTATGCTGGACGAGGCGTATCGTCGGCATCCCCAGGATATGTATGCCGCCTATCAACTGGCCCACGTCTCGGAACGACTTGGCGACCTGGAAAGCGCCGAACGGTTGTTGCGCCAGGTGGCGTTCGCCATGCCGGAATTCTCAAAGGTCTACTTCGATCTCGGCCGCATCCTCTCCGCTCGTGGAGAAACTGCTCAGTCCCGGTTTTTTCTCGGTAAATTCAACTTGTATGAGGGAAAACTGAAACTGGCGGAAGAGAACTTCCGCGAAGCCCGTTCCGCCCCCGGTATATCCGCTTCACTCAGGACTGAGTGTGAGGAACTCCTGGCCTTGATCGAGCGGTTGCAGAAAGGATAG
- a CDS encoding NAD-dependent epimerase/dehydratase family protein — protein sequence MNKVLVTGGGGFVGATLTKRLREQNCQVTVLGRHRYPHLEALGVTCRVGDIGDRAVVHDSCDGIDTVFHVAAKAGIWGPWPAYRHTNIEGTANVLAACKAHGVSRLIYTSTPSVVFDRGDINGGDESLPYASRFLCHYARSKAIAERMVLAEHGDGLKTCAIRPHLIWGPEDPHLIPRLVERGRQGHLKIVGDGHNRVDISYIDNVVHAHLLAEKCLASSGICGGKAYFIGQERPVELWQWINDLFRHLQIAPVSRQVSRKTAYLAGLLLETFHTVFCPAKEPKMTRFLAEQLSRSHFFSHARAERDFGYRPVVSLEEGQRRLVSWLHDHQ from the coding sequence ATGAACAAGGTGCTGGTTACCGGTGGGGGCGGCTTTGTCGGGGCGACACTGACCAAGCGGTTACGGGAGCAGAATTGCCAGGTGACGGTATTGGGTCGACACCGTTATCCACATCTGGAAGCCCTCGGCGTCACCTGCCGGGTTGGCGATATCGGTGATCGGGCCGTGGTGCACGACAGTTGCGACGGCATCGATACCGTCTTCCATGTGGCGGCCAAGGCCGGTATCTGGGGTCCATGGCCAGCATATCGGCACACCAACATCGAGGGCACAGCCAACGTGCTGGCCGCTTGCAAGGCGCATGGCGTGTCACGACTCATCTACACCTCGACCCCATCGGTGGTCTTCGACCGCGGCGACATCAACGGCGGTGATGAATCACTTCCCTATGCCTCCCGCTTTCTCTGTCATTACGCCCGTAGCAAAGCCATTGCCGAACGCATGGTATTGGCGGAGCATGGTGACGGGTTGAAGACGTGTGCGATTCGACCGCATCTGATCTGGGGACCGGAAGACCCGCATCTGATTCCCCGGCTCGTCGAGCGAGGGAGGCAGGGGCACTTGAAAATCGTCGGTGATGGGCACAACCGGGTCGACATCAGCTACATCGATAACGTGGTCCACGCTCATCTCCTGGCCGAAAAATGTTTGGCGAGCAGTGGCATCTGCGGCGGTAAGGCCTATTTTATCGGTCAGGAACGTCCGGTGGAACTGTGGCAGTGGATCAACGATCTGTTTCGGCACCTCCAGATCGCCCCGGTCAGTCGGCAGGTCTCGAGGAAAACAGCCTACCTGGCCGGTTTGCTTCTCGAGACGTTTCATACCGTTTTTTGTCCGGCAAAGGAACCGAAAATGACCCGTTTCCTGGCAGAACAGCTCTCACGCTCGCATTTTTTCTCTCATGCCCGGGCGGAGCGTGATTTCGGGTACCGACCCGTTGTTTCCCTGGAAGAAGGACAGAGACGATTAGTGTCATGGCTGCACGATCACCAATAA
- a CDS encoding fatty acid CoA ligase family protein: MISNIADTLSMVAAEHGPRTGIIEARTGRSLSFQELDLQSRRYASYLANNGIGHGQRVMLMVKPSADFICLTFALFRLGAPVILIDPGMGYRNVLRCIETVRPDHLIGIPAAVFLSRLFRQPFRSVRRRFSVGSLLNRRTGGMIAAAARHDSTDFPVFLPDEQSLAAIIFTTGSTGPPKGVRFEHAIFAAQLRHIRSYYRIGAEDRDQPGFPLFALFSTALGATAVIPDMDPSRPAQVNPEVFVDSINRFQVTYSFGSPAIWNVVSRYCLQHNRACPSLRKVLMAGAPVSGELIERVYRMLGDHAEVHTPYGATESLPIVSMEGREILEQTWTQTQNGAGACVGRPLPGISLKIIAPADQPFTGLSQCTELPRNQIGEIIVRGDVVTRAYDHNEAETIYSKIPDGAGFWHRMGDVGYLDDQDRLWFCGRKAHRVHTAASILHTIPCEAIINTHPGVFRSALVGIDAGAGEIPAIVIEREKTCHRDPEEVLSEVRTLAHAHPLTASIRYFFIHPGFPVDIRHNAKIFREKLKVWANSRAGGQP; the protein is encoded by the coding sequence GTGATCAGCAATATTGCGGATACGCTTTCGATGGTTGCTGCCGAGCATGGCCCAAGGACCGGGATCATTGAAGCCCGTACCGGCAGGAGCCTGAGTTTCCAGGAACTGGACCTGCAGTCACGGCGTTATGCCTCGTATCTGGCCAACAACGGAATCGGTCACGGCCAGCGGGTCATGCTCATGGTTAAACCGTCGGCCGATTTCATCTGCCTCACCTTTGCCCTGTTTCGTCTCGGCGCACCGGTGATCCTCATCGATCCCGGGATGGGCTATCGTAACGTGCTGCGGTGTATCGAGACCGTCCGGCCGGATCACCTGATCGGGATCCCTGCCGCGGTGTTTCTCAGCAGGTTGTTTCGCCAGCCGTTCAGGAGCGTAAGACGCCGTTTTTCGGTCGGTTCTCTGCTCAACCGGAGGACGGGGGGCATGATCGCGGCCGCGGCGCGCCATGACTCGACCGACTTTCCAGTGTTTCTGCCGGATGAGCAATCTCTTGCCGCCATCATCTTCACCACCGGATCCACCGGTCCACCCAAGGGCGTTCGTTTCGAACACGCCATCTTTGCCGCACAATTACGACATATCCGGTCGTACTACCGGATCGGGGCCGAGGACCGGGACCAACCAGGATTCCCTCTATTCGCCCTCTTTTCCACCGCGCTTGGCGCAACTGCGGTGATTCCCGACATGGATCCGAGCCGACCGGCGCAGGTGAACCCCGAGGTCTTCGTCGACTCCATCAATCGCTTCCAGGTCACCTATTCATTCGGCTCTCCTGCCATCTGGAACGTGGTTTCTCGGTACTGTCTGCAGCATAATCGAGCCTGCCCCTCGTTACGTAAGGTGCTGATGGCCGGAGCACCGGTGAGCGGCGAGCTTATCGAGCGCGTCTACCGCATGCTCGGCGACCACGCCGAGGTGCATACCCCTTATGGGGCCACCGAGAGCCTGCCCATCGTGTCCATGGAAGGTCGGGAGATCCTCGAACAGACCTGGACGCAGACGCAAAACGGGGCAGGGGCGTGCGTCGGTAGGCCTCTACCGGGCATTTCCCTGAAGATCATCGCTCCAGCCGACCAGCCTTTTACCGGGTTGAGCCAATGCACCGAATTGCCCCGCAACCAGATCGGCGAAATCATCGTCAGAGGAGATGTCGTCACTAGGGCCTACGATCATAATGAGGCGGAAACGATCTACAGCAAGATACCTGACGGAGCCGGCTTCTGGCACCGCATGGGGGACGTCGGATATCTTGACGACCAGGACAGGCTCTGGTTCTGCGGACGCAAGGCCCATCGTGTCCACACTGCCGCCTCCATCCTCCATACCATTCCTTGCGAGGCAATCATCAACACCCACCCCGGTGTGTTTCGCTCCGCTCTCGTCGGCATCGATGCCGGTGCTGGAGAAATACCAGCGATCGTTATCGAACGGGAAAAAACATGTCACCGCGACCCGGAAGAGGTCCTCAGTGAGGTCAGAACGCTGGCGCACGCGCACCCGCTGACCGCTTCAATCCGTTATTTTTTCATACACCCGGGATTTCCCGTCGATATTCGCCACAATGCAAAAATATTCCGGGAAAAACTAAAAGTCTGGGCAAACAGCAGGGCAGGTGGACAGCCATGA
- a CDS encoding alpha/beta fold hydrolase — MHYIDEGAGPVVLLLHGNPTWSYFYRHVISHLSTSFRVVAPDHLGCGLSDKPVAYDYRLANHIDNISYLVDKLSLSRFSMVVHDWGGAIGLGYGVDHHATIDKLVILNTAAFRSTRIPFRIRICRWPLIGELIVRGCNGFAWPATRMAVSTPLAKEVAAAYLAPYHSWRNRIGVYRFVRDIPLTERHPSYQTLAAIESKLPIFADHHTPMLIIWGGRDFCFNDYFFQQWRTRFPAAQAHYLDHAGHYLLEDAHGFVEPMIKSFLQL; from the coding sequence ATGCACTACATCGATGAAGGTGCCGGGCCGGTGGTGTTGCTTTTGCACGGAAATCCGACCTGGTCCTACTTTTATCGGCATGTCATTAGTCACCTGTCCACCAGTTTTCGGGTCGTAGCCCCGGATCATCTCGGTTGCGGTCTGTCAGACAAGCCGGTTGCCTATGACTATCGCCTGGCAAACCATATCGACAATATCTCTTATCTCGTTGACAAGCTGTCTCTTTCTCGGTTTTCGATGGTTGTCCACGATTGGGGCGGCGCGATAGGCCTCGGCTACGGGGTGGATCACCATGCCACGATCGACAAACTGGTGATCCTCAACACCGCTGCCTTTCGCTCCACCCGTATTCCGTTTCGCATCAGAATCTGCCGCTGGCCGCTCATCGGCGAGCTGATTGTCCGCGGGTGCAACGGATTTGCCTGGCCGGCAACCCGGATGGCGGTCAGTACTCCGCTAGCCAAAGAGGTGGCTGCCGCTTATCTGGCCCCCTACCATTCGTGGCGGAACCGGATAGGTGTCTATCGCTTCGTCAGGGACATCCCACTCACCGAGCGCCATCCATCTTATCAGACGCTGGCCGCCATCGAGAGCAAACTCCCGATCTTTGCCGACCACCACACCCCGATGCTGATCATCTGGGGCGGTCGGGATTTCTGCTTCAACGATTATTTCTTCCAGCAATGGCGCACCCGGTTCCCTGCCGCCCAGGCTCACTATCTGGATCATGCCGGTCATTATCTCCTCGAAGATGCACACGGTTTTGTGGAACCAATGATCAAGTCTTTTCTGCAACTCTAG
- a CDS encoding leucyl aminopeptidase, protein MMKRTKVVVTDTDVNRYQGPLLAYLISEQKSSAPLCDPLVEPVVKELYELGDVKGKNEETTMVHVNHGSGSVSCAAKRLLLVGIGIMDEETKPSQLKERVRAAGGSIAAVARQYKAESCLVVAPTFLPDHLGEGVEELCEGVLLGDYQFDKYKKKPEDEPPFAGIKMLSFSVRDRKTARRAIRQAQVAAGATRTARDMAHEPGSSWTPEHFAHFARQVGEMEHMKCRVLEKSHLQRSGMGGILGVNRGSAQPPKMIILDYQPPHHDTTILLVGKGITFDSGGVSLKPAAGMQDMKYDMCGGAAVLAVMQAIGEEKPPVRVIAVVPATDNMSGGDALKPGDIITHYNGITAEVINTDAEGRLILADALSYGIEKFKPDCVIDLATLTGAVIIGLGHHRTGLFSNHDQLAQLLLESGERVGEPLWRLPLDPEYSKQLESDVADVKNVGGKEGGAITAAAYLEKFVDKTPWAHLDIAGTAWDFTKKTYIPKGPSGIGVRTLLDFIRHWPKTSWDAGTSKP, encoded by the coding sequence ATGATGAAAAGAACAAAAGTCGTCGTAACCGATACCGATGTCAACCGCTATCAAGGACCGCTGCTGGCATATCTCATCTCTGAGCAGAAATCTTCAGCGCCGCTCTGTGATCCGTTGGTTGAACCGGTGGTAAAGGAATTGTATGAGTTGGGCGATGTCAAAGGAAAGAACGAAGAGACCACCATGGTACACGTGAATCACGGCAGCGGCTCGGTGTCCTGTGCCGCCAAACGCTTATTGTTGGTGGGAATCGGCATTATGGACGAAGAAACGAAGCCGAGCCAGCTCAAGGAACGGGTACGTGCTGCCGGCGGATCGATCGCTGCCGTTGCGCGTCAATACAAAGCCGAATCGTGTCTGGTGGTGGCCCCGACCTTTTTACCCGACCACCTGGGGGAGGGCGTGGAAGAACTCTGCGAGGGAGTTTTGCTGGGCGATTACCAGTTCGACAAATATAAGAAGAAACCTGAGGATGAGCCTCCTTTTGCCGGCATCAAAATGCTCTCATTTTCAGTCAGGGATCGAAAAACGGCCCGACGAGCGATCCGGCAGGCGCAGGTTGCGGCTGGTGCGACCCGGACGGCCCGGGATATGGCCCATGAACCGGGCAGCAGCTGGACACCGGAGCATTTTGCCCATTTTGCCAGGCAGGTGGGTGAAATGGAGCACATGAAATGCCGGGTGCTGGAAAAAAGCCACCTGCAACGCTCCGGCATGGGCGGGATTCTGGGAGTCAATCGGGGTTCGGCGCAACCGCCGAAGATGATCATCCTCGATTACCAGCCGCCGCATCACGATACGACCATCCTGCTGGTCGGCAAGGGGATCACCTTTGACTCCGGCGGAGTCAGTCTGAAACCGGCGGCCGGCATGCAAGACATGAAATACGACATGTGCGGCGGTGCCGCCGTGCTGGCCGTCATGCAGGCGATCGGCGAAGAGAAGCCGCCGGTGCGCGTGATCGCCGTCGTTCCGGCAACCGATAATATGTCGGGCGGCGATGCTCTCAAACCGGGTGATATCATAACCCACTACAACGGGATCACTGCAGAGGTGATCAATACCGACGCCGAAGGGAGATTGATTCTCGCCGATGCGCTTTCCTACGGGATTGAAAAATTCAAGCCTGACTGCGTGATCGATCTGGCTACCCTGACCGGCGCGGTTATCATCGGACTCGGCCACCACCGCACTGGACTGTTCAGTAACCACGACCAGCTGGCCCAGCTGTTGCTCGAGTCGGGGGAACGGGTGGGGGAACCGCTGTGGCGCTTGCCGCTGGATCCCGAATACAGTAAACAACTGGAATCCGACGTGGCCGATGTAAAAAATGTCGGCGGCAAGGAGGGTGGGGCGATCACCGCTGCCGCCTATCTGGAGAAATTTGTCGACAAGACCCCGTGGGCCCACCTTGACATCGCCGGTACCGCCTGGGATTTCACCAAAAAAACCTATATCCCCAAGGGTCCATCCGGCATCGGGGTCCGGACGCTGTTGGATTTTATTCGACACTGGCCGAAAACCTCATGGGACGCCGGCACATCCAAACCATAA
- a CDS encoding hemolysin family protein gives MLHTLILAVSSAIVVSAVCSLCEAVLYSITTSQVEMLRKAGTKAGMILHRLREDIDEPITAILTLNTIANTIGASIAGATFAKIYGEQHVLLFSAAFTLAILIFSEIIPKTIGVSYSFRLAWLVAVPIRVMVWTLKPIVILCRVITRLIPQDRSEDIISAQELQAIAALSRESGHLEEAQERVISNIIDLKQKTVRQVMTPRTVTFSLEESLTVNDAMQRLSQLTSHSRVPVYSGETDNVTGIVMRKDVLLAAAQQKADNRLQQLKIPVHFVPETMPLNLVLVDFFEKRQHLFVVVDEYGSVTGVISMEDVLEEIVGEEIIDESDRAKDMRELARRRGRLA, from the coding sequence ATGCTGCACACTCTCATTCTGGCCGTCTCTTCGGCTATCGTCGTATCAGCGGTCTGCTCGTTGTGCGAAGCGGTGCTTTATTCCATAACCACCAGTCAAGTCGAGATGCTGAGAAAAGCCGGAACCAAGGCCGGCATGATTCTGCATCGGCTTCGGGAAGACATCGACGAACCGATCACCGCCATCCTGACGCTCAACACCATCGCCAACACCATCGGTGCCTCCATTGCCGGAGCAACGTTTGCCAAGATTTATGGCGAACAACATGTGCTGCTCTTTTCAGCGGCATTTACACTCGCCATCCTCATTTTCTCCGAGATCATCCCCAAGACCATCGGCGTTTCCTATTCTTTTCGACTGGCTTGGCTAGTGGCCGTGCCCATACGGGTCATGGTGTGGACCCTGAAGCCTATTGTCATCCTCTGTCGAGTGATTACCCGGCTGATCCCGCAGGATCGCAGCGAGGATATCATTTCCGCCCAGGAATTGCAGGCGATTGCCGCCCTGTCCCGCGAATCCGGACATCTTGAAGAGGCACAGGAGCGGGTCATCAGCAACATTATCGATCTAAAGCAAAAGACGGTCCGGCAGGTCATGACACCGCGCACCGTGACTTTTTCTCTGGAGGAAAGCCTGACGGTCAATGATGCCATGCAGAGGCTCAGCCAATTGACTTCCCACAGCCGGGTGCCGGTATACAGTGGCGAAACCGACAACGTTACCGGCATCGTCATGCGTAAAGACGTCCTGCTTGCTGCTGCTCAACAGAAAGCAGACAATCGGCTGCAGCAGCTGAAGATCCCTGTTCATTTCGTCCCGGAAACCATGCCTCTCAACCTGGTGCTGGTCGATTTCTTCGAGAAGCGTCAGCATCTCTTTGTGGTCGTCGACGAGTATGGATCGGTAACCGGTGTCATATCAATGGAGGACGTCCTCGAGGAAATCGTCGGGGAAGAGATCATCGACGAATCCGACCGAGCCAAGGATATGCGGGAACTGGCCCGCCGACGTGGCCGGCTCGCCTGA
- a CDS encoding S1C family serine protease — protein MPRFNPFIILLLIAVGLWLVFGESFRHPVNYNAEPRAVTARGDLASDELNTIEVFRNTSPSVVFITSIALRRGLFSLNAVEIPAGTGSGFVWDEDGRVVTNYHVISDANRVQVTMADQSTYKAVLIGAEPDKDLAVLQVSAPRHLLRPIPIGAAGDLLVGQKVFAIGNPFGLDQTMTSGIISALNREITAVTGRTIRGVIQTDAAINPGNSGGPLLDSAGRLIGVNTAIYSPSGAYAGIGFAVPVEEVNRVIPELIKHGRVIKPGIGASLVDERITRQLGIEGILIREVEAGGPAQRAGLRPTRQSAGELVLGDIIVAVAGKKVDSYDDIRSVLEAFRVGDTVELSCIRDGQTITVAVELTAVP, from the coding sequence ATGCCCAGGTTCAACCCGTTCATCATCCTGCTGCTGATCGCCGTGGGCCTCTGGTTAGTTTTCGGTGAATCCTTCCGGCATCCCGTTAACTATAATGCCGAGCCACGGGCGGTGACCGCTCGCGGAGATCTGGCCAGCGATGAGTTGAACACCATAGAGGTCTTTCGCAACACCTCTCCGTCGGTGGTGTTCATCACCAGCATTGCCCTGCGCCGCGGTCTGTTCTCGCTCAACGCCGTGGAGATCCCGGCCGGTACCGGCTCGGGTTTCGTCTGGGACGAGGACGGTCGGGTGGTCACCAATTATCACGTCATATCAGACGCCAATCGGGTGCAAGTCACCATGGCTGATCAATCAACCTACAAGGCTGTTCTGATTGGCGCTGAACCGGACAAAGATCTGGCCGTCCTGCAGGTCAGCGCCCCGCGCCACCTACTCCGTCCCATTCCCATCGGCGCCGCAGGAGATCTGCTGGTGGGGCAGAAGGTGTTTGCCATCGGCAACCCTTTCGGGCTCGATCAGACCATGACCTCGGGCATCATCTCGGCGCTGAACCGCGAAATCACCGCCGTTACCGGACGTACCATCCGTGGCGTCATTCAAACCGATGCGGCCATCAATCCGGGCAACTCGGGAGGGCCTTTGCTCGACAGCGCCGGCCGGCTGATCGGGGTCAATACCGCCATTTACAGTCCGTCCGGCGCCTACGCCGGGATCGGTTTTGCGGTTCCGGTCGAGGAAGTCAACCGGGTCATTCCCGAACTGATCAAACATGGCCGAGTGATCAAACCGGGGATCGGGGCGTCGTTGGTGGACGAGAGGATCACCCGACAATTGGGCATTGAAGGAATCCTGATCAGAGAAGTGGAGGCGGGGGGACCAGCGCAGCGCGCCGGCTTGCGACCAACCAGGCAATCGGCCGGCGAGTTGGTGCTGGGCGATATCATTGTCGCTGTTGCCGGCAAAAAAGTGGATTCCTACGACGATATCCGATCCGTACTGGAAGCCTTCCGCGTGGGGGATACGGTTGAGCTCAGTTGCATCCGCGACGGTCAAACGATCACCGTTGCCGTCGAGTTAACCGCTGTGCCGTGA